One Mugil cephalus isolate CIBA_MC_2020 chromosome 10, CIBA_Mcephalus_1.1, whole genome shotgun sequence genomic window carries:
- the c10h15orf39 gene encoding uncharacterized protein C15orf39 homolog — protein MMSSDSMQTLADPAFRSKMPLFDGTMSPAGLSKPQSTPDFLGKETLRYNGACFTYDPRGRERAAFTPVWTRPETSVLGSASPMNRVSAVEGKNHTIHRQDGSFSEEGHSHSSAKRHTPLKQGFVLYTKSPENRSPSASASAAVKKTGGQNSSTHSEKSVYLAIPKPVYGRNPCCSELGCLTGHRYSLEHGSPRIPNTVYEHDWMQTDGQYTERLPIQRKAEDALRQQRGLQFEPSADRLKRMAVEAYSPGRARTLPGMIEPNYSRYPCTPTRALFGSLSEHGQPLQTSPRGYPSLYPSHPTYEHMTSEVYQEHSPMSKYGQLAQHPVFYYPQANVEVENRTRCKDSGCKQREDVPVIHKHAISNPREHYIVPHPLHAEIPLPSGEMLPNHSFLQGFDYQYYSVPRFNLNASQIRAPLKRQHSPSSYHSGHVNVSQSRQHVSHPMASKDKPNPGLHVDQPHSSSPYLRVDHASPSRRLSQPGVSPSNIQISRFFPPLANLHADPPVIPPAGLSMDRILDYSSREAQVTCPKQPKSIPVSPAAWPPQSPNRISDRIHAAAPNLRKILYSPAVATESKHGGSVSSFGTPVQKESLKRSVSHSSPPVKVKKEDMDLYEVEPAKKQQRLEKENVKVGIKNYSPPMPVIDTVFSLAPYQAYLQASGVLFPGRIPHRAVQSSVQHDVKARPDGKEKRSDRCDQQPAVCLVSKEISPSDGQTDKTVVDVTGPKHIKVEKVDPSDINNSVEARVSQNDCSIVTLKKELDATVPPDSEPTSLTEKRESVESESKSPVTGETDTSEESKPSQDDTSTPHQHTDTIQPESSTPSQLQAENKHSFRNIPPQSLKLSTYKIIIPVIKRCGSAAPPEEPPAQPVAESVPKQEIQLPVRKHFIELHQSFCKLISKSVSASSEQGLKKWLSQLKIIEPASSSSKVQKVSCMLGVKVRETWLNEEIKSALNKVLERLREYTTQERCPFPHVMRAGAVFLPMLVIKELLFPMVQGSFIDQVLQEHKVELRPTTLSEEKILIQLHKRAFSSKLRRLMSLKHLPDIYVDVVNLLYYTCVCQHLGLDMAPENKERDGGSEASDSRDTAASAGSCSESHPQTLPKDEEAQLHFDANRTKSRVRSSSRRTFLDSGLSDEEEAGGVENTIVEGVLSTFIEKSWGSQEPRGAEDGRGADRSLSPQSKTLENSWTCPLALDELSLSPSDAESEEPPGLQPLAPAKPQVRAKSCTGMILKLRRMFSEGLNRKKSRYQAVSDSVPFADPSLSQTDGGEGDLHRRTPKVTDRWQRTGSFCRALRPLSSSAKRKSLLKIKYCPYLSACHSAEHRRRWVLRSAVQRARRAMRFYYPDLVGKTIHHLYEEDDKSEVWYRGEVLRIHEAHTNPLKTIFEVRYDSEPEWKYYLELLIDYKKGWLRIEE, from the exons ATGATGAGCAGTGACTCGATGCAGACCCTCGCCGACCCAGCGTTCCGAAGCAAGATGCCACTATTCGATGGGACGATGTCACCTGCGGGACTGTCCAAACCACAAAGCACGCCTGACTTCCTGGGTAAGGAGACGCTGCGGTACAACGGAGCCTGCTTTACTTACGACCCCAGAGGAAGAGAGCGGGCAGCGTTCACCCCTGTTTGGACCAGGCCGGAGACGTCTGTGCTGGGTAGCGCGAGTCCTATGAATCGCGTCTCTGCTGTGGAAGGGAAAAACCACACAATTCACAGGCAGGACGGCAGTTTTTCAGAAGAGGGCCATTCCCATTCTTCGGCCAAGCGCCACACGCCGCTAAAACAGGGCTTTGTGCTATACACAAAAAGTCCTGAGAACAGAAGTCCGTCGGCCTCCGCATCAGCAGCGGTCAAAAAAACTGGAGGTCAGAATTCGTCTACCCATTCGGAAAAGTCGGTTTACCTGGCGATTCCTAAGCCGGTGTATGGACGTAACCCCTGCTGTAGTGAACTGGGTTGCCTGACGGGACACAGATACAGCCTGGAACATGGCTCTCCCAGGATACCGAACACTGTGTATGAGCACGATTGGATGCAGACTGATGGTCAGTACACCGAAAGGCTGCCTATTCAGAGGAAGGCAGAGGATGCACTGCGGCAACAGAGAGGCTTACAGTTTGAGCCAAGTGCAGACCGACTGAAGAGGATGGCTGTGGAGGCGTACAGCCCAGGTAGGGCAAGGACTCTGCCTGGTATGATTGAGCCAAACTACAGCCGCTACCCCTGCACACCGACTCGCGCACTGTTTGGCTCTTTAAGTGAGCACGGCCAGCCTTTACAGACATCCCCCAGAGGCTACCCCAGCCTATACCCCTCCCATCCAACATATGAGCATATGACCTCAGAGGTTTATCAGGAACATTCTCCCATGTCCAAATATGGCCAGCTAGCGCAGCACCCAGTGTTTTACTACCCTCAGGCAAATGTGGAGGTAGAAAACAGGACACGGTGTAAAGATAGTGGCTgtaagcagagagaagatgtgcCTGTTATCCATAAACATGCAATCTCAAATCCTCGGGAGCATTACATAGTGCCTCATCCGCTTCATGCTGAAATTCCTTTGCCTAGCGGTGAAATGTTGCCAAATCATTCCTTTCTGCAGGGCTTTGACTATCAATACTATTCGGTTccaagatttaatttaaatgcaagCCAAATAAGAGCCCCTCTAAAAAGGCAACATTCACCGTCTAGTTATCACTCTGGTCACGTAAATGTTTCGCAATCCAGACAACATGTGAGTCACCCCATGGCTTCTAAGGACAAACCTAACCCCGGCCTCCATGTTGATCAGCCACATAGTTCCTCGCCGTATCTGCGTGTGGACCACGCCAGCCCTAGCAGACGCCTGAGCCAACCTGGCGTCTCACCATCCAACATACAAATTAGCAGATTTTTTCCTCCACTCGCCAACCTGCACGCAGACCCCCCTGTCATTCCACCAGCTGGCTTGAGCATGGACAGAATCCTGGACTATTCCTCCCGCGAAGCCCAAGTGACTTGCCCGAAACAGCCAAAAAGCATTCCTGTTTCCCCGGCAGCATGGCCGCCCCAGTCCCCCAATCGCATTTCAGATCGAATCCATGCAGCTGCACCTAATCTCAGAAAAATTCTTTATTCCCCGGCTGTCGCAACAGAAAGTAAACACGGTGGCTCTGTGTCAAGCTTTGGAACCCCTGTTCAGAAAGAGTCCCTGAAAAGAAGCGTTTCTCACTCATCTCCACCTGTCAAAGTAAAAAAGGAGGATATGGATTTATATGAAGTGGAGCCCGCTAAAAAACAACAGCGGCTGGAAAAGGAGAATGTCAAAGTAGGAATTAAAAATTACTCCCCTCCTATGCCAGTTATTGACACGGTCTTCAGCCTGGCACCATACCAAGCATACCTGCAGGCCTCTGGAGTGTTATTTCCAGGCAGAATCCCTCACAGAGCCGTCCAGTCTTCTGTGCAGCATGACGTCAAAGCCAGGCCAGACGGCAAGGAGAAGAGGTCAGACCGATGTGACCAGCAGCCTGCGGTCTGTCTAGTTTCCAAAGAAATCAGTCCATCAGACGGCCAGACAGATAAGACTGTTGTAGACGTCACTGGACCTAAACATATTAAGGTGGAGAAAGTAGATCCATCAGATATCAACAACTCTGTGGAGGCTCGGGTTAGCCAAAATGACTGCAGCATAGTGACACTCAAAAAAGAGCTTGATGCGACGGTTCCACCGGACAGCGAGCCCACGTCGTTGACAGAGAAGCGTGAATCTGTTGAATCTGAAAGTAAGTCCCCGGTAACGGGTGAAACGGACACTTCTGAAGAGTCTAAACCGTCTCAGGATGACACGAGTACGCCGCaccaacacacagacaccattCAACCCGAATCGAGTACTCCATCTCAGCTACAAGCAGAGAACAAACATAGTTTCAGAAACATTCCTCCCCAGTCTCTTAAACTTTCAACCTACAAAATAATTATCCCCGTTATCAAACGTTGCGGTTCTGCTGCACCCCCTGAGGAGCCACCCGCACAGCCGGTGGCCGAATCCGTACCAAAGCAAGAGATCCAGCTGCCAGTTCGCAAGCACTTCATTGAGCTGCACCAGTCGTTCTGCAAGCTAATATCCAAATCTGTGTCAGCCTCTTCAGAGCAGGGCCTCAAAAAGTGGTTGTCTCAGCTGAAAATTATTGAACCTGCGTCCTCGTCATCCAAAGTCCAGAAAGTGTCCTGCATGCTGGGGGTAAAAGTCAGAGAGACGTGGCTCAATGAGGAGATTAAGTCGGCCCTCAACAAGGTCCTCGAGAGGTTGAGAGAGTACACCACCCAGGAGCGCTGTCCTTTTCCCCATGTCATGCGGGCGGGAGCCGTGTTTCTACCTATGCTCGTGATAAAGGAGCTGCTGTTCCCGATGGTCCAGGGCAGCTTCATCGACCAGGTCCTGCAGGAGCACAAAGTGGAGCTGCGGCCCACGACGCTGTCCGAGGAGAAGATCCTCATCCAGCTCCACAAACGAGCCTTCTCCTCCAAGCTCAGGAGGCTGATGTCCCTCAAACACCTGCCGGACATCTACGTGGACGTGGTCAACCTTTTGTATTACACCTGCGTCTGTCAGCATCTGG GATTAGATATGGCTCCTGAAAACAAAGAGCGAGACGGAGGCTCTGAAGCGTCTGACAGCCGGGACACGGCAGCCTCTGCCGGCTCCTGCTCGGAATCACACCCACAGACACTTCCGAAGGACGAGGAAGCACAATTGCATTTTGACGCGAATAGAACAAAGAGCAGAGTGAGGAGCAGCTCGAGGCGTACGTTTCTAGACAGCGGCCTGTCAGATGAAGAAGAGGCGGGTGGCGTAGAAAACACAATAGTTGAAGGCGTTCTGAGCACATTTATAGAGAAAAGCTGGGGTTCCCAAGAGCCCCGCGGGGCCGAGGACGGCAGAGGAGCCGACCGTTCGCTCAGTCCACAAAGCAAAACCTTGGAGAATTCGTGGACGTGTCCTTTGGCGTTGGACGAGCTGTCTTTGTCTCCCAGCGACGCAGAATCCGAGGAGCCCCCCGGGCTGCAGCCTCTCGCTCCGGCCAAACCTCAGGTCAGAGCCAAGAGCTGCACGGGCATGATCCTCAAACTGAGGAGGATGTTCAGTGAGGGCCTCAACCGGAAAAAGTCTCGTTACCAAGCAGTGTCGGATTCGGTGCCGTTCGCCGACCCCTCGCTCTCGCAAACCGACGGCGGCGAGGGGGACCTTCACAGGAGGACGCCCAAAGTGACCGACAGGTGGCAGAGGACGGGGAGCTTCTGTCGTGCTCTGAGACCCCTTAGCAGCTCGGCCAAAAGAAAATCGCTCCTGAAGATTAAATACTGTCCCTATTTGTCCGCCTGCCACAGCGCCgaacacaggaggaggtgggtcCTGCGCTCAGCCGTCCAGAGGGCGCGCCGGGCCATGAGGTTCTACTACCCGGACCTGGTGGGAAAGACGATCCACCATCTGTACGAGGAGGACGACAAATCAGAGGTGTGGTACAGAGGAGAGGTGCTGCGCATCCACGAGGCTCACACCAACCCCTTAAAGACTATATTTGAGGTCCGGTATGACAGTGAGCCAGAGTGGAAGTACTACCTAGAGCTACTGATAGACTATAAAAAAGGCTGGCTCAGAATTGAAGAGTGA